Proteins found in one Brachyspira murdochii DSM 12563 genomic segment:
- the fliM gene encoding flagellar motor switch protein FliM, translating into MTEVLSQSEIDALLSAISSGESLDNIDTKRVEVEHRKIKIYDFKRPDKFSKDQIRTLQMMHENFARVTTTSLSAQLRTLVGIHVASVDQLTYEEFIRSVSNPSTLAIVSMDPLKGSSILEIDPSITFTIIDRLFGGPGESPKNLNRELTDIELSVMEGIIVRILGNLREAWSQVIDLRPRLGSIETNPQFAQMVSPNDMVVLITLETKVADVEGMMNFCIPYITIEPILSKFSAQYWYASIRRGSTSENLKIIKEKLQNIFVETSAELGSMQLPLSDILNLQKGDVVKFTDTKITDPVIFKIGNRKKFLCRPGISGSRMAVQLTGVMDGEADITEDDLLKEED; encoded by the coding sequence ATGACAGAAGTATTGTCACAAAGCGAAATAGATGCGTTACTAAGTGCTATATCATCTGGTGAAAGTTTAGATAATATTGATACTAAGCGTGTAGAAGTAGAACACAGAAAGATAAAGATATACGATTTCAAACGTCCAGATAAGTTTTCAAAAGACCAAATTAGAACGCTTCAAATGATGCATGAAAACTTCGCACGTGTTACTACAACTTCATTATCAGCACAATTAAGAACATTAGTAGGTATTCACGTAGCAAGCGTAGACCAGCTTACTTATGAAGAGTTTATAAGAAGTGTTAGTAATCCTTCTACTTTGGCTATAGTTAGTATGGATCCTTTGAAAGGAAGTTCTATACTAGAGATTGACCCGTCTATCACTTTTACTATAATTGATAGATTGTTTGGGGGTCCGGGTGAGAGTCCTAAGAATTTAAATAGGGAGCTTACAGATATTGAGTTATCAGTTATGGAAGGTATTATAGTAAGAATACTCGGTAACTTAAGGGAGGCTTGGTCTCAGGTAATAGACTTAAGACCGCGTTTGGGTTCTATCGAAACTAACCCTCAGTTTGCTCAGATGGTTAGCCCTAATGACATGGTTGTACTTATTACTTTGGAGACTAAAGTAGCCGATGTGGAAGGTATGATGAACTTTTGTATACCATATATTACTATTGAGCCTATACTTTCTAAGTTTTCAGCTCAGTATTGGTATGCATCTATTAGAAGAGGAAGCACTAGCGAAAATTTAAAGATAATAAAAGAAAAATTACAAAATATATTTGTTGAAACTTCGGCGGAACTTGGATCTATGCAATTACCGCTATCAGACATTCTCAATCTTCAGAAAGGCGATGTAGTTAAGTTTACTGATACTAAGATTACAGATCCTGTTATATTCAAGATAGGAAACAGAAAGAAATTCTTATGTCGTCCGGGTATATCAGGCAGCAGAATGGCTGTACAGCTTACAGGTGTTATGGATGGCGAGGCTGATATAACCGAAGACGATTTATTAAAAGAGGAGGATTAA
- the fliN gene encoding flagellar motor switch protein FliN: protein MMSDGALSQDEIEALLKGADEAFGGDSKASSNGGGNVDKQLFNEAAKMIAENQAFSLSSISTKTVSITNITTTVGDVNNLHQMLSGKMIEAKVGYTGSITGNVYYFMGENEALIVASLMMGQKEAALNDMVAQVLKEAFSQMVGVSDSALSSRFGGSFTNSPIETSILEDAFSINIPGPLAIVSGSLSIEGEVENAPYVFALELPLLQSLLGSASSSSQAPASNAAASSAGSSAASNPMAGLVDNQAFDSGPQLGVQHAEFNSLMPASDVQGTGNIGLLMDVTMNMTVELGRATMTIRDILGLGEGSIIELQKLAGEPVDLLVNGKLIAKGEVVVIDENFGVRVTDIINPMDRLTNKPR from the coding sequence ATGATGAGTGACGGTGCATTATCTCAAGATGAAATAGAAGCTTTGCTAAAAGGTGCCGATGAAGCTTTTGGAGGCGATTCCAAAGCATCTAGTAATGGCGGCGGAAATGTAGATAAGCAACTTTTTAATGAAGCGGCTAAAATGATAGCAGAAAATCAAGCCTTTTCACTATCATCTATTTCTACTAAGACTGTATCCATTACTAATATTACTACTACAGTTGGAGATGTTAATAACTTACATCAAATGCTCTCTGGTAAAATGATAGAAGCTAAAGTGGGTTATACAGGCTCTATTACTGGAAATGTTTACTATTTCATGGGAGAAAATGAGGCTTTAATAGTTGCTTCTCTTATGATGGGACAAAAAGAAGCTGCTTTAAATGATATGGTAGCTCAGGTATTAAAAGAGGCTTTCTCTCAAATGGTGGGAGTTTCTGACAGTGCTTTATCTTCTAGGTTTGGCGGCAGTTTTACTAATTCGCCTATAGAAACTTCTATACTAGAAGATGCTTTCAGTATTAATATACCCGGACCTTTGGCTATAGTAAGCGGTTCTTTGTCTATTGAGGGTGAAGTGGAAAATGCTCCATATGTATTTGCTTTGGAACTGCCTTTATTACAAAGCCTTTTAGGTTCTGCTTCTTCATCTTCTCAAGCTCCTGCTTCAAATGCAGCAGCTTCAAGTGCTGGCAGTAGTGCCGCTTCAAATCCTATGGCCGGACTTGTAGATAATCAGGCATTTGATTCTGGTCCTCAGCTTGGTGTACAGCATGCAGAGTTTAATTCTTTAATGCCTGCTTCTGATGTACAAGGAACTGGTAATATCGGTCTTCTTATGGACGTTACCATGAATATGACCGTAGAACTAGGTAGAGCTACTATGACTATCAGAGATATTTTAGGACTTGGTGAAGGTTCTATCATAGAGCTTCAAAAGCTAGCTGGTGAACCTGTAGATTTGCTTGTTAATGGTAAATTGATAGCTAAAGGTGAGGTTGTAGTAATAGATGAAAACTTCGGTGTTCGTGTTACTGATATTATTAACCCTATGGACAGACTTACTAATAAACCTAGATAA
- the fliN gene encoding flagellar motor switch protein FliN — MADKKTVTNNPNNSGNISLLMDVTINVTVELGRARLTVREILSLGEGSIIELQKLAGEPVDLLVNGKLIAKGEVVVIDECFGVRITEIADSINNIVPEKSEEEKSKEEIK, encoded by the coding sequence ATGGCGGATAAAAAGACAGTAACTAATAATCCTAACAATTCAGGCAATATCAGTTTGCTTATGGACGTTACTATTAACGTAACTGTAGAATTAGGAAGAGCACGTTTAACTGTGAGAGAGATATTAAGTCTTGGAGAGGGTTCTATTATAGAGCTTCAGAAATTGGCAGGTGAACCTGTAGATTTGCTTGTTAATGGTAAATTGATAGCTAAAGGTGAGGTTGTTGTAATAGATGAATGTTTTGGTGTGCGTATTACAGAAATTGCTGATTCTATAAATAACATAGTTCCAGAAAAATCTGAAGAAGAAAAGTCTAAAGAAGAAATTAAATAA